A region from the Variovorax sp. RKNM96 genome encodes:
- a CDS encoding sigma-E factor negative regulatory protein, whose protein sequence is MNQMMTVREQVSALADGHLQGEAFAQAIEAVCTESDSRAAWHTYHVVGDVLRSGSHSACSDSSAFLARFQQRLAVEPVVAMPALVPVAAPAAVQVQRRADAANEPVFRWKLMAGAASMVAVAAISWTLIGNGTSGSQAGAQIAAQQQPAVNSVLAAAAVNSQQPASATLTPTRVMVGNGNPQVMLRDPRLDQLLEAHQQAGGASQMPSGFLRNATFEGPTR, encoded by the coding sequence ATGAATCAGATGATGACGGTTCGGGAACAGGTGTCCGCACTTGCGGATGGTCATTTGCAGGGCGAGGCGTTCGCGCAGGCGATCGAAGCGGTCTGCACCGAAAGCGATTCGCGCGCGGCCTGGCACACCTACCACGTGGTGGGCGATGTGCTGCGTTCGGGCTCCCATTCGGCGTGCAGCGACAGCTCGGCGTTCCTCGCGCGTTTCCAGCAGCGACTCGCCGTGGAGCCAGTGGTTGCGATGCCGGCGCTGGTGCCAGTTGCCGCACCGGCCGCGGTCCAGGTCCAGCGCAGGGCCGATGCGGCCAACGAGCCGGTCTTCCGTTGGAAGCTGATGGCAGGCGCCGCGTCGATGGTCGCCGTGGCGGCCATCAGCTGGACGCTGATCGGCAACGGCACCTCCGGTTCGCAGGCTGGTGCGCAGATCGCGGCCCAGCAGCAGCCCGCGGTGAATTCGGTCCTGGCGGCAGCGGCCGTCAACAGCCAGCAGCCAGCCAGCGCCACGCTGACGCCCACGCGCGTGATGGTCGGAAACGGCAATCCGCAGGTCATGCTGCGCGATCCGCGCCTCGATCAATTGCTCGAAGCGCACCAGCAGGCTGGCGGTGCTTCGCAAATGCCTTCCGGTTTCCTGCGCAACGCCACCTTCGAGGGACCTACGCGCTGA
- a CDS encoding MucB/RseB C-terminal domain-containing protein: MTVQMPISARAFVLVFAAFCFVQVATAQNRSGPATAKGAAAAQTDEPPAMSVADWLQRMHTGARQRNYVGTFVVSAPGGDLSSARIWHVRDGDHQIERIEALSGPPRSTFRRNRNVMTFLPEAKVVKVEKRENLDLFPNLPDKTDSSIGDFYDVRAIGKDRVAGFDADVVQLVPHDGLRFGYRIWSERRSGLVVKLQTIDSESRVVEQSAFSELQLDAPVKAQALAQMMTNTSGYRIEKLELERTSAQDEGWTLSTPVAGFKPRSFFRRPTAGGDKSKQDAATVQWTFSDGLASVSLFIERYDAARAPRDGVLTIGATNAIRRRLPEPASDWWLTAVGEVPQQTLNAFAQSLARTR; encoded by the coding sequence ATGACCGTTCAGATGCCGATCTCCGCACGCGCGTTCGTGCTTGTGTTTGCAGCCTTCTGCTTCGTGCAGGTTGCCACCGCACAAAACCGCTCCGGCCCGGCGACCGCCAAGGGTGCGGCTGCGGCGCAGACGGACGAACCACCGGCGATGAGCGTGGCCGACTGGCTGCAGCGCATGCACACCGGCGCGCGGCAACGGAACTACGTGGGCACCTTCGTGGTGTCGGCGCCGGGCGGCGACCTGTCGAGCGCGCGCATCTGGCATGTGCGCGACGGCGATCATCAGATCGAACGCATCGAGGCGCTCTCGGGACCGCCGCGCTCGACCTTCCGGCGCAATCGCAATGTCATGACCTTCCTGCCCGAGGCAAAGGTCGTGAAGGTCGAGAAACGCGAGAACCTCGATCTTTTTCCCAACCTGCCGGACAAGACCGATTCGTCGATCGGCGATTTCTACGACGTGCGCGCGATCGGCAAGGACCGCGTGGCCGGTTTTGACGCCGACGTGGTGCAGCTGGTGCCGCACGATGGCCTGCGTTTCGGCTACCGCATCTGGAGCGAGCGCCGCTCGGGCCTGGTGGTGAAGCTGCAGACCATCGACAGCGAATCGCGGGTGGTGGAGCAGTCGGCGTTCTCCGAACTGCAGCTCGATGCGCCGGTGAAGGCACAAGCCCTGGCGCAGATGATGACCAACACCTCGGGCTACCGCATCGAGAAGCTGGAGCTCGAGCGCACCTCGGCACAGGACGAAGGCTGGACGCTCAGCACGCCCGTGGCGGGCTTCAAGCCTCGCAGCTTCTTCCGCCGGCCGACCGCCGGTGGCGACAAGTCGAAGCAGGATGCGGCAACGGTCCAGTGGACTTTCTCGGATGGCCTGGCCTCGGTGTCACTTTTCATCGAGCGCTACGATGCCGCGCGTGCGCCGCGCGACGGCGTGCTGACCATCGGTGCGACCAATGCGATCCGTCGGCGATTGCCCGAGCCTGCGAGCGACTGGTGGCTGACCGCGGTGGGCGAGGTGCCGCAGCAGACGCTCAACGCTTTTGCCCAGAGTCTCGCCCGCACGCGCTGA